Proteins from a genomic interval of Sphingomonas sp. Y38-1Y:
- a CDS encoding TraB/GumN family protein gives MPTRLKKLLIALGLAASPMSLSAQTAPQPAPQPAPAATVDADPALWVVRDDDTTIYLFGTIHVLKPGLSWFDEGVRSAFDASDEVVLEMVMPDPQAMQSLIQRLAITTSGPALPDKLAPDKKAAYLKALSDLGLPANVFDRTDPWFASTNLSLLPLIKLGYDPAQGAEAQITAAAKTARKTVTGLETAEQQLGYFESMSDSAQIALLNSTVAELPRIQPMIENMVAAWAAGDPEKLGAIMNEGLTDTPEVAKILLTDRNQRWADWIDARMDKPGTVFVAVGAGHLAGRDSVIAALEKKKIKVTRVRY, from the coding sequence GTGCCGACACGTCTGAAGAAGCTGCTGATTGCCCTGGGCCTCGCGGCCTCGCCGATGAGCCTGTCCGCGCAGACCGCGCCGCAACCCGCACCACAGCCCGCGCCCGCCGCCACCGTCGATGCCGACCCGGCGCTGTGGGTCGTTCGCGATGACGACACGACGATCTATCTGTTCGGCACCATCCACGTGCTCAAGCCCGGTCTCAGCTGGTTCGACGAGGGTGTGCGCAGCGCCTTCGACGCCAGCGACGAGGTCGTGCTGGAAATGGTGATGCCCGACCCGCAGGCGATGCAGAGCCTGATCCAGCGGCTGGCGATCACGACCAGCGGCCCCGCCCTTCCCGACAAGCTCGCACCCGACAAGAAGGCGGCGTACCTGAAGGCGCTGTCCGACCTCGGCCTGCCCGCCAACGTGTTCGACCGTACCGATCCGTGGTTCGCCTCCACCAACCTGTCGCTGCTGCCGCTCATCAAGCTCGGCTACGATCCGGCGCAGGGTGCCGAAGCGCAGATCACCGCCGCCGCCAAGACCGCGCGCAAGACCGTCACCGGGCTGGAGACCGCCGAACAGCAGCTCGGCTATTTCGAATCGATGTCGGACTCGGCGCAGATCGCGCTGCTCAACTCAACCGTCGCCGAACTGCCGCGCATCCAGCCGATGATCGAGAACATGGTCGCTGCCTGGGCCGCGGGTGATCCGGAGAAGCTCGGCGCGATCATGAACGAGGGGCTGACCGACACGCCGGAGGTCGCCAAGATCCTGCTGACCGACCGCAACCAGCGCTGGGCCGACTGGATCGACGCGCGCATGGACAAGCCCGGCACGGTGTTCGTCGCGGTGGGTGCGGGTCACCTCGCCGGCCGCGACAGCGTCATCGCCGCGCTAGAGAAGAAGAAGATCAAGGTGACGCGGG
- a CDS encoding RDD family protein produces the protein MARVKVGLGRRLVTPEGVALNLRLAGAGARAGAFIIDALLMLGILIGVTLALLAFHTGFGGSIGNVMLILWLLGFFFLRNFYFILGESGGRAATLGKRVMKLRVVARDGGRLTGGAIVARNLMREIEVFLPLTFLAFSGSRGLADQWTAGFGLAWTAIFLFFPLFNRDRLRAGDLIAGTWVIEAERRKIGSDLMRGEAAHAIDFSAEELEVYGQYELHRLEDVLRRDDAAAMAAVADTIRAKLGRYDVPGDRAFLDAYYRALRRHLERRLLFGQRKRDKFDAA, from the coding sequence TTGGCGCGCGTTAAGGTCGGACTCGGCCGCCGGCTGGTGACGCCGGAGGGCGTTGCGCTCAACCTGCGCCTGGCGGGTGCCGGCGCGCGCGCGGGTGCGTTCATCATCGACGCGCTGCTGATGCTCGGCATCCTGATCGGGGTGACGCTGGCGCTGCTCGCCTTTCACACCGGCTTCGGCGGCTCGATCGGCAACGTCATGCTGATCCTCTGGCTGCTCGGCTTCTTCTTCCTGCGCAATTTCTACTTCATCCTGGGTGAGAGCGGCGGCCGTGCGGCGACGCTGGGCAAGCGCGTGATGAAGCTGCGCGTCGTCGCGCGCGACGGCGGCCGGCTGACCGGCGGCGCGATCGTCGCGCGCAACCTGATGCGCGAGATCGAGGTGTTCCTGCCGCTCACCTTCCTTGCTTTTTCGGGGTCGCGCGGGCTAGCCGACCAGTGGACCGCGGGGTTCGGCCTCGCCTGGACCGCGATCTTCCTGTTCTTCCCGCTGTTCAACCGCGACCGCCTTCGTGCCGGTGACCTGATCGCGGGCACCTGGGTGATCGAGGCGGAGCGGCGCAAGATCGGCAGCGACCTGATGCGCGGCGAGGCGGCGCACGCCATCGACTTCTCGGCCGAGGAGCTGGAAGTCTATGGCCAGTACGAGCTGCATCGGCTGGAGGACGTGCTTCGTCGCGACGATGCCGCGGCGATGGCCGCCGTCGCCGACACGATCCGCGCCAAGCTTGGGCGTTACGACGTGCCCGGCGACCGTGCGTTTCTCGATGCCTATTACCGGGCGCTGCGCCGCCATCTGGAGCGGCGGCTGCTGTTCGGTCAGCGCAAGCGCGACAAGTTCGACGCAGCCTGA
- a CDS encoding stage II sporulation protein M codes for MASQAIFTPDHFRAERESDWARLESLLKRVEKGSVRRLSEAELVELPRLYRATLSALSIARETSLDADLIGYLEQLSTRAYFLLYSAREPWGRQVVGFFRQGWPAAVRGIVPELLLAFALFMASAAAGYALILADPGWFDAIVPPGLANGRNPQAGVQFLRGTLYDAPGQGGLEIFATALFTHNAQISILVFALGFAFGVPTMLLLASNGALLGAFYAVYVPKGLGWGLTGWLMIHGTTELTAIILSAAAGFHIGRAVAFPGPRSRLTAARHAGERAAIVMIGVVIMLLVAGLLEGFGRQLIRTDDARFAVAAAMLALWTTYFALGGRRLGAR; via the coding sequence ATGGCGAGCCAGGCGATCTTCACCCCCGACCATTTCCGCGCCGAGCGCGAGAGCGACTGGGCGCGGCTCGAATCGCTGCTCAAGCGTGTCGAGAAGGGATCGGTCCGCCGCCTGTCGGAGGCTGAGCTGGTCGAGCTGCCGCGTCTCTATCGCGCAACGCTGTCGGCCCTATCGATCGCGCGTGAGACGTCGCTGGATGCCGACCTGATCGGCTATCTCGAGCAATTGTCGACCCGCGCCTATTTCCTCCTCTATTCGGCGCGCGAGCCCTGGGGGCGTCAGGTCGTTGGCTTCTTCCGGCAGGGTTGGCCCGCTGCGGTGCGCGGGATCGTGCCGGAGCTGCTGCTCGCATTCGCGCTGTTCATGGCCTCGGCGGCGGCAGGCTATGCGCTGATCCTGGCCGATCCGGGCTGGTTCGACGCGATCGTGCCGCCGGGCCTGGCCAACGGCCGCAATCCGCAGGCGGGCGTCCAGTTCCTGCGCGGCACGCTCTACGACGCGCCCGGTCAGGGCGGGCTGGAGATCTTCGCGACCGCGCTGTTCACCCACAATGCGCAGATCTCGATCCTCGTCTTCGCGCTCGGCTTCGCATTCGGCGTGCCGACGATGCTGCTGCTTGCCTCCAATGGCGCGCTGCTCGGCGCCTTCTATGCCGTCTATGTTCCCAAGGGGCTCGGTTGGGGGCTGACCGGCTGGCTGATGATCCACGGCACGACCGAGCTCACTGCGATCATCCTGTCGGCGGCGGCCGGCTTCCACATCGGCCGCGCCGTCGCCTTTCCCGGGCCACGCAGCCGCCTGACCGCGGCGCGCCATGCCGGTGAGCGGGCGGCGATCGTGATGATCGGCGTCGTCATCATGCTGCTGGTTGCGGGCTTGCTCGAAGGGTTCGGGCGACAGCTCATCCGCACCGACGATGCGCGCTTTGCCGTCGCGGCAGCGATGCTGGCACTCTGGACCACCTATTTCGCCTTGGGGGGCCGCCGGCTTGGCGCGCGTTAA